In one Armatimonadota bacterium genomic region, the following are encoded:
- the sdhA gene encoding succinate dehydrogenase flavoprotein subunit yields the protein MAAERTVIVVGGGLAGLMTTMKLAEAGHKVKLFSVVPVKRSHSVCAQGGINGAVNLRGEGDSPYLHFEDTITGGDFLNHQPPVMRMAERAPAIIYLLDRMGVPFNRTNEGLLSFRRFGGTLKHRTAYAGATTGQQLLYALDEQVRRYEASGQVEKYEGWEFVGLIKDEKGVCRGVVAQNLRNMAIEAFTADATVMATGGNGVIFGRSTNSIINTGSPVSICYQQGAVYGNPEMVQIHPTAVPGEDKCRLMSESVRGEGGRLWVPRNVDDSRKPFDIPEADRWYFCEELDPVYGNLLSRDLVSFIIYCVCRKGMGYKGRQQVFLDITHLHHKKGMSRELIQDKLGGVLEIYEKFMREDPIDTPMRIYPAVHYTMGGLWVDYETTGNETALDVDSARNQMTSIPGLYAAGECEYQYHGANRLGANALLTCLTGGELTALGVLAYLRNLDVSHDDLPSSLAEEAKRFRQAEYEGLKAAKGTENPYQLSAELAETMWNYCGIWRLQSELEGAKSKLAELKQRADQCNLLDAGNWSNQAVPFTRTLKHMIEMSEAIVGGALLRDESRGAHFKLDTPERDDNKWLVTTKASWTPSGPTFDFNEKVDCRALSPRPRKYKINQNSVARFILGDDVLPKKKETATPGD from the coding sequence ATGGCTGCAGAACGGACCGTCATCGTAGTTGGAGGGGGCCTTGCCGGCCTCATGACGACCATGAAGCTCGCGGAGGCGGGGCACAAAGTCAAGCTGTTCTCGGTTGTCCCGGTCAAACGCAGCCACAGCGTGTGTGCCCAAGGGGGGATCAACGGGGCCGTGAACTTGCGCGGCGAGGGCGACAGCCCCTATCTCCACTTTGAAGACACCATCACCGGTGGCGACTTCTTGAACCACCAGCCGCCGGTGATGCGGATGGCCGAACGGGCTCCGGCGATCATCTACCTGCTGGACCGCATGGGGGTGCCGTTCAACCGCACAAACGAAGGGTTGCTGAGCTTCCGGCGATTTGGGGGGACGTTGAAACACCGCACCGCCTATGCCGGGGCGACGACTGGACAGCAGTTGCTTTATGCGTTGGATGAACAGGTCCGCCGCTATGAAGCCAGCGGGCAAGTCGAAAAATACGAGGGCTGGGAGTTTGTCGGCCTCATCAAAGACGAAAAAGGTGTTTGCCGGGGGGTTGTGGCGCAAAACCTCAGGAACATGGCCATCGAGGCATTCACTGCCGATGCCACGGTGATGGCCACCGGGGGCAACGGGGTGATTTTTGGCCGCTCCACCAATTCCATCATCAACACGGGCTCGCCGGTGAGCATCTGCTACCAGCAGGGCGCGGTTTATGGGAACCCAGAGATGGTTCAAATCCACCCGACCGCCGTTCCCGGCGAAGACAAATGCCGGTTGATGAGCGAATCGGTTCGCGGAGAAGGTGGGCGCTTGTGGGTGCCGCGCAATGTGGACGATAGCCGCAAACCGTTCGACATCCCAGAAGCCGACAGATGGTATTTCTGCGAGGAGCTGGATCCGGTCTACGGGAACTTGCTCAGCCGCGACCTGGTGAGTTTCATCATCTATTGCGTCTGTCGCAAGGGCATGGGTTACAAAGGTCGCCAACAGGTGTTTTTGGACATCACCCACTTGCACCACAAAAAAGGGATGTCGCGAGAACTGATCCAAGACAAGTTGGGCGGCGTCTTGGAAATCTACGAAAAGTTCATGCGCGAGGATCCCATTGACACCCCAATGCGCATCTATCCCGCCGTGCATTACACCATGGGCGGATTGTGGGTGGACTATGAAACCACGGGCAACGAAACGGCATTGGATGTGGATTCTGCCCGCAACCAAATGACCAGCATCCCCGGGCTTTATGCCGCCGGGGAATGCGAATACCAATACCACGGGGCCAACCGGCTTGGGGCCAACGCCTTGCTCACCTGCCTCACCGGTGGCGAACTCACCGCCCTCGGCGTGCTTGCTTACCTCCGTAACCTGGATGTCTCGCATGACGACCTGCCCAGCTCGCTGGCCGAAGAGGCCAAGCGATTCCGGCAGGCCGAATATGAAGGGCTCAAGGCTGCCAAGGGTACTGAAAACCCCTATCAGCTTTCGGCCGAACTGGCCGAAACTATGTGGAACTATTGCGGCATCTGGCGGCTGCAAAGCGAATTGGAAGGGGCAAAATCCAAGCTTGCCGAACTCAAGCAACGGGCCGACCAATGCAATTTGCTCGATGCGGGCAACTGGTCCAATCAGGCCGTTCCCTTCACTCGCACGCTCAAGCATATGATCGAAATGAGCGAGGCGATTGTTGGCGGGGCCCTGTTGCGGGACGAATCTCGCGGCGCGCACTTCAAGCTCGACACGCCGGAGCGGGACGACAACAAATGGTTGGTTACCACCAAGGCGTCGTGGACTCCCAGCGGCCCGACATTCGATTTCAACGAAAAGGTCGATTGCCGCGCCCTTTCGCCCCGCCCGCGCAAATACAAGATCAACCAGAACTCGGTCGCTCGGTTCATCCTCGGCGACGATGTGTTGCCCAAAAAGAAAGAAACGGCGACCCCTGGCGACTAG
- a CDS encoding (4Fe-4S)-binding protein — MPKETHSYSNGEVTVIWRPKVCIHSAKCALGLPQVFQPREKPWIKIDQATTEQIKAQVDQCPSGALSWVPVHPGD, encoded by the coding sequence ATGCCCAAAGAAACCCACAGCTATTCCAATGGCGAGGTCACGGTCATCTGGCGGCCCAAGGTGTGCATCCATTCGGCCAAATGCGCCTTGGGCCTGCCTCAAGTCTTCCAACCGCGCGAAAAACCGTGGATCAAAATTGACCAAGCCACTACCGAGCAAATCAAAGCCCAGGTGGATCAATGCCCGTCGGGGGCTTTGAGCTGGGTGCCGGTTCACCCCGGCGATTGA
- a CDS encoding DnaJ domain-containing protein, which yields MATLYDVLGISHRSNAKQVREAYHKLAREFHPDVNTALDAHERMAEINVAFEVLSDPLRRSQYDSSIGFQATERETRQGDQGRPTAVRAEIFRRLRHHRTPVYGIAFEPGGRMVSSSFDNEVIWWDSKMEHRAHTHRFEGGVVNAIGVPADGRVVAAGSTEQLLSCWTLGPGGEATSWRQSPKSWVCCVAPSPDGKLLAYGTVNRSAHVARAADGFTEVSVFNHEESVTALAWRADSRVLATGSADATVRLWDPRSGREIHTVNRIISTVTAISFSPDGRWLAVAAVDLSIRIVKLSDMSLVKTFHGHSRPIEAMAFHPRSWLLATASRDGSVGLWDVKRGIGHGQIEASHQPISCLAFSPNGHFLAAGGLDKMLRVWKLGAA from the coding sequence TTGGCGACCCTTTACGACGTCCTCGGGATATCCCACCGATCCAATGCCAAGCAGGTGCGCGAGGCGTACCACAAGTTGGCCCGCGAGTTCCACCCGGATGTCAACACGGCTTTGGATGCGCATGAGCGCATGGCCGAAATCAACGTGGCTTTCGAGGTTCTCAGCGACCCGTTGCGGCGGTCGCAATACGATTCCAGCATTGGGTTCCAGGCAACCGAACGGGAAACCCGCCAAGGCGACCAGGGCCGCCCGACAGCCGTCCGGGCAGAAATTTTCCGACGTTTGCGCCACCACCGCACCCCGGTTTACGGGATCGCTTTTGAACCAGGGGGACGGATGGTGAGCTCGTCGTTTGACAACGAGGTGATTTGGTGGGACTCGAAAATGGAACACCGCGCACACACCCACCGGTTCGAAGGGGGGGTCGTTAACGCGATCGGCGTTCCCGCCGACGGCCGAGTCGTGGCCGCCGGAAGCACCGAGCAGCTGCTGAGCTGTTGGACCTTGGGCCCGGGGGGCGAGGCGACCAGCTGGCGGCAATCGCCAAAGAGCTGGGTTTGCTGCGTGGCCCCTTCGCCCGACGGCAAACTGTTGGCTTATGGGACGGTCAACCGGAGCGCCCATGTTGCGAGGGCGGCGGACGGTTTTACAGAAGTTTCGGTGTTCAACCATGAAGAGTCGGTGACCGCGCTGGCTTGGCGGGCCGATTCCCGGGTTTTGGCCACCGGCAGCGCGGATGCCACCGTGCGGTTGTGGGACCCGCGCTCGGGGAGGGAGATCCACACCGTGAACCGGATCATCAGCACCGTGACGGCGATCTCGTTCAGTCCCGACGGCCGCTGGCTGGCAGTTGCCGCCGTGGATCTCAGCATCCGGATCGTCAAGCTCAGCGACATGAGCTTGGTCAAGACGTTCCACGGCCACTCCAGGCCGATCGAGGCCATGGCGTTCCACCCCCGCTCCTGGCTTTTGGCAACCGCCAGCCGTGACGGCTCGGTGGGGCTATGGGACGTCAAACGTGGCATCGGCCATGGGCAGATCGAGGCGAGCCACCAACCGATCAGCTGCCTGGCCTTTTCGCCGAATGGGCACTTTTTGGCCGCAGGGGGTTTGGACAAGATGCTGCGGGTGTGGAAACTCGGCGCAGCCTGA
- a CDS encoding PDZ domain-containing protein gives MTFLPLLALTQISIVHQNAPSVETPPAAVVGQELQQDGLPRRGALGLSFTPMPPEKAAGFGLSEGQGLVSQQPAPDLTADKMGVKAGDIILRLNGDPVSAQSIGRVIREIPAGSELTFRIVRNGKQSDLRGKLLEKPRDPGNGNFQVIYSHVVSHGQKMRTIITVPKSAGKHPGFMFIQGFSPISYDYVLEKATGDVQTLDGPILFEFANSDFVTIRVEKPGVGDSEGGPFAELDYITELDIYRQTLLQLKSLPNVDTENVFIFGHSMGGSFGPMIAAEIPVKGLAIYGAAARTWFEYLLDTIRYQGLVGGDSYESADEVTRQGARMMALVMLEDKSPEEVKASHPDLAPLVDSFFPGGMFNGKSLSFWRQLGQINFASYWAKCNARVLAVRGQSDFVTYDADHRLMADIVNRAHPGWGEFAIAPNSDHLFHNFPSEQESMKNFQRGKFNPAFTKMMKDWITRVMASD, from the coding sequence ATGACTTTCCTCCCGCTCCTTGCCCTCACCCAAATTTCGATTGTCCATCAGAATGCACCTTCTGTAGAGACGCCGCCAGCCGCCGTGGTTGGCCAAGAACTCCAGCAAGACGGGTTGCCGCGCCGCGGGGCGCTCGGTTTGTCGTTCACTCCCATGCCTCCGGAAAAGGCGGCGGGTTTCGGCCTGTCCGAAGGCCAAGGTCTGGTGTCCCAACAGCCTGCCCCCGACCTCACGGCAGACAAGATGGGCGTCAAGGCGGGCGACATCATCCTCCGGTTGAACGGCGATCCGGTATCCGCCCAGTCAATCGGGCGGGTCATTCGGGAGATCCCGGCTGGTTCGGAACTCACTTTTCGCATCGTTCGCAACGGCAAGCAATCAGACCTCAGGGGCAAGCTGCTAGAAAAACCCCGCGACCCGGGCAATGGTAATTTCCAGGTCATCTACAGCCATGTTGTGAGCCACGGGCAAAAGATGAGGACGATCATCACGGTGCCCAAAAGTGCGGGCAAGCACCCTGGCTTCATGTTCATCCAAGGCTTCTCTCCGATTTCTTACGACTATGTGTTAGAAAAGGCGACTGGGGATGTCCAAACTCTCGACGGTCCAATCCTGTTTGAGTTCGCGAACTCGGACTTTGTCACGATCCGGGTTGAAAAGCCTGGCGTGGGCGATAGCGAGGGGGGCCCCTTTGCCGAACTGGATTACATCACCGAGCTCGATATCTATCGGCAAACGCTCTTGCAGCTCAAGTCTTTGCCTAATGTGGATACCGAGAACGTGTTTATTTTTGGGCATAGCATGGGGGGATCGTTCGGGCCGATGATTGCAGCCGAAATCCCTGTCAAGGGGCTCGCCATCTACGGGGCGGCGGCCCGGACGTGGTTCGAGTACCTCTTGGACACAATCCGGTACCAAGGGCTGGTGGGCGGCGACAGCTATGAATCAGCCGATGAGGTGACGCGGCAAGGCGCGCGGATGATGGCCTTGGTGATGCTGGAAGACAAATCTCCCGAAGAGGTTAAGGCATCCCACCCCGATCTGGCCCCGTTGGTGGATTCGTTCTTTCCTGGCGGGATGTTCAACGGCAAGTCGCTCTCGTTTTGGCGTCAGTTGGGCCAAATCAACTTTGCTTCTTACTGGGCCAAGTGCAATGCCCGCGTCCTTGCCGTTAGGGGTCAGAGCGATTTCGTTACCTACGATGCCGATCACCGGCTCATGGCTGACATCGTCAACCGCGCTCACCCGGGCTGGGGGGAATTTGCCATCGCGCCGAATTCCGACCACTTGTTCCACAACTTCCCATCAGAGCAGGAGAGCATGAAGAACTTCCAGCGCGGCAAATTCAATCCCGCCTTTACCAAGATGATGAAGGACTGGATCACGCGGGTCATGGCTTCAGATTGA
- a CDS encoding M55 family metallopeptidase, whose product MKVYISADIEGVTGVVNWKQCGAPDGSCFDWAFARRMMTHDVNAAIRGAKAGGATHIVVKDSHNVGLNLLIDELEPGVELISGSRPGPGGMMEGIDRTFNRAFLVGYHGMAGSTEGVMEHTISGRVHRLWIDGRERGEMGLSVYEAGSHGVPVALATSDDKGVAEAKSLVANIATATTKFGMGRYMARLLHPSVTGPAIESAARAAMAASVAPVQTNPGPVAELEFNRSEETDSASQLPGWTRVDAYRIRQEFASWRDAHIAIRRAISFAGL is encoded by the coding sequence ATGAAAGTCTACATTTCGGCGGATATCGAAGGGGTGACGGGTGTCGTCAATTGGAAGCAATGTGGGGCCCCGGATGGGAGTTGCTTTGACTGGGCGTTTGCCCGACGGATGATGACCCACGACGTGAACGCGGCAATCCGCGGGGCCAAGGCCGGAGGCGCAACGCACATCGTCGTCAAAGATTCGCACAATGTCGGCCTCAACCTCCTCATCGATGAACTTGAGCCCGGGGTGGAGCTCATTTCTGGGTCACGGCCCGGCCCCGGCGGCATGATGGAAGGGATCGACCGGACATTCAACCGGGCATTTTTGGTCGGCTACCACGGAATGGCCGGCTCGACGGAAGGCGTTATGGAACACACGATCAGCGGCCGCGTCCACCGGTTGTGGATCGACGGGCGGGAGAGGGGCGAAATGGGCCTCTCAGTTTATGAAGCCGGCAGCCACGGCGTCCCGGTTGCCTTGGCCACATCCGATGATAAAGGTGTCGCGGAAGCAAAGTCCTTGGTTGCCAACATCGCAACGGCCACCACCAAGTTCGGAATGGGGCGTTACATGGCGCGGCTGCTCCACCCATCGGTGACCGGCCCGGCGATCGAATCGGCCGCCCGGGCGGCGATGGCGGCCTCCGTCGCGCCTGTGCAAACCAATCCGGGCCCCGTCGCCGAGCTGGAGTTTAACCGGAGCGAGGAAACCGACTCCGCTTCCCAACTCCCAGGTTGGACGCGGGTGGACGCCTACCGCATCCGGCAAGAATTTGCCAGCTGGCGGGACGCCCACATCGCCATCCGCAGGGCTATCAGTTTTGCCGGGTTGTGA
- a CDS encoding HAD-IA family hydrolase has translation MAVRGVVFDFDGLILDTETPEFESWACVFASHGATLEPNEWANCVGGGEVPWKVEDHLAELVPGIDVRAAEAEVRRIRDARLLEISPRPGVFEILSLLDDMQIPFAIASSSRHLWVDGHLQNHGLRDRFPIIWTADRVGAKKPDPKVYLAAVAELGTNPAETLAFEDSTNGLLAAKRAGMAAVAIPNPVTASFDLSLADRRLESLLQADRRFLEQFA, from the coding sequence GTGGCTGTCCGGGGGGTCGTCTTCGATTTTGACGGCCTCATCCTCGATACCGAAACCCCTGAGTTCGAAAGCTGGGCGTGCGTGTTTGCCTCTCACGGTGCCACCCTGGAGCCTAACGAGTGGGCCAATTGTGTCGGAGGGGGCGAAGTGCCCTGGAAAGTAGAAGACCACCTGGCTGAACTGGTTCCAGGGATCGACGTTCGGGCCGCAGAAGCCGAAGTGAGGCGTATCCGCGATGCTCGGCTACTCGAAATCTCACCTAGGCCAGGAGTTTTCGAGATCCTTTCCCTGCTAGACGACATGCAGATCCCCTTTGCCATCGCTTCCAGCTCCCGGCATTTGTGGGTCGACGGCCATCTGCAAAACCATGGTCTGCGAGACCGGTTCCCGATCATTTGGACCGCAGACCGGGTGGGGGCAAAAAAGCCAGATCCCAAGGTCTACTTGGCGGCGGTCGCCGAACTCGGGACAAATCCAGCCGAAACCTTGGCCTTTGAAGATTCGACCAACGGCCTCCTCGCCGCAAAGAGGGCCGGGATGGCGGCTGTGGCCATCCCCAACCCTGTCACAGCCTCGTTCGATCTCAGCCTGGCTGACCGCCGTTTGGAATCGCTCCTGCAGGCAGACCGCCGGTTTTTAGAACAGTTTGCCTAA
- a CDS encoding GAF domain-containing protein — MAVQPLRQVAALAKLGNLNQADFWRQTGRGRSMSITDMGTFESDDLQRKLQDLTAELERLRQENNSLKSGGGQEEGQASDSAVRATPVESSGEVANIQEGDVTLRRLVQRIAMILQAEKIVIMFFESEAGELVAIPPAYGLDDEKLSHFRVRATQGVSGEVFREGIPAVFHNAATDDRTSKDLVTLLHVTNGVTVPLVIEKRDEENRITDRKTIGVLHAFNKRHGEEFNDEDVRLLERMAKNVGSIIANLQLYKAVMRENEELLQTFESLTSGLVLVSPEGKISQMNATARAIFRMEGEVIGRHYEEVTDSDILRAFMASGLNGEEPAAIDVEIDLSHSMRDYQVQGAQVRNEEGKQLGYVMIINDITEQKNLDKMKSSFVAMASHELRTPLTAIKGFSSTLLDGVDHELYSKEDQKEFLGIIVGECDRLRRLIDDLLNTARIESGESLKPNYTEFEFVPLLEKVVRVQNQASNRHEVKLQIHGDAPATIIGDEDKFDQILTNLLNNAIKYSPEGGDVVVHAWTEGDQIKVGVEDHGIGIPKEHLARVFERFHRVNNEDNRKIYGTGLGLFLVKHLVEQVHMGQIWVESEIGKGSTFLFTMPKRINIEEAKELNN, encoded by the coding sequence TTGGCTGTCCAACCCCTGCGCCAAGTCGCGGCCCTGGCAAAGCTGGGTAACCTCAACCAAGCGGATTTTTGGCGTCAAACGGGGCGGGGCCGCAGCATGAGCATCACCGATATGGGAACTTTCGAATCCGACGACTTGCAGCGCAAGCTACAAGACCTCACCGCCGAACTCGAACGGCTCAGACAGGAGAATAATTCGCTCAAGTCTGGCGGTGGCCAAGAAGAGGGCCAGGCCTCAGATAGCGCCGTCCGCGCCACGCCGGTCGAATCCAGTGGAGAAGTCGCCAACATTCAAGAAGGCGACGTCACCCTGAGAAGGCTTGTGCAACGGATCGCCATGATCCTCCAGGCCGAGAAGATCGTCATCATGTTCTTCGAGTCCGAGGCCGGCGAACTCGTCGCTATCCCCCCGGCCTATGGCCTCGACGACGAAAAGCTCAGCCATTTCCGCGTGCGCGCCACCCAAGGGGTTTCTGGCGAAGTCTTCCGAGAAGGCATCCCGGCGGTCTTCCACAACGCCGCCACCGATGACCGCACCAGCAAAGACCTGGTCACCCTGCTCCACGTCACCAATGGGGTCACGGTGCCCTTGGTTATTGAAAAGCGAGACGAAGAAAACCGGATCACCGACCGCAAAACCATCGGGGTCCTCCACGCGTTCAACAAACGCCACGGCGAAGAATTCAATGACGAAGACGTGCGGCTCTTGGAGCGGATGGCCAAAAACGTCGGCTCGATCATCGCGAACCTGCAGCTTTACAAAGCCGTCATGCGGGAAAACGAAGAGCTCCTGCAGACCTTCGAATCCCTCACCAGCGGACTTGTGCTCGTTTCGCCAGAAGGCAAAATCAGCCAGATGAACGCCACTGCCCGCGCTATCTTCCGCATGGAGGGCGAGGTCATCGGACGCCACTATGAAGAAGTCACCGATTCCGATATCCTGCGCGCCTTCATGGCTTCGGGGTTGAACGGGGAAGAGCCCGCGGCCATCGACGTTGAAATCGACCTCAGCCATTCGATGCGCGACTACCAGGTTCAAGGTGCTCAAGTCCGCAACGAAGAAGGAAAGCAACTCGGATATGTGATGATCATCAACGACATCACCGAGCAGAAAAACCTCGACAAGATGAAGAGTTCGTTCGTGGCCATGGCCTCGCACGAACTGCGGACCCCGCTCACCGCCATCAAAGGATTTTCCAGCACCCTCCTGGACGGAGTTGACCACGAACTCTACAGCAAAGAAGACCAAAAGGAGTTCCTTGGGATCATCGTCGGCGAATGCGACCGGCTCCGCCGCCTCATCGACGACCTCCTCAACACCGCCCGGATCGAATCGGGAGAAAGCCTCAAACCCAACTACACCGAGTTCGAGTTTGTCCCGCTGCTTGAAAAAGTTGTCCGCGTGCAAAACCAGGCCTCCAACCGGCACGAGGTCAAGTTGCAAATCCATGGCGATGCGCCGGCCACCATCATCGGCGACGAAGACAAGTTCGACCAAATCCTTACCAACCTCCTTAACAACGCCATCAAATACTCCCCCGAAGGCGGCGACGTGGTCGTGCATGCTTGGACAGAGGGTGACCAGATCAAAGTCGGCGTCGAAGACCACGGGATCGGGATTCCCAAAGAGCACCTGGCCCGCGTTTTTGAACGGTTCCACCGGGTCAACAACGAAGACAACCGCAAGATCTACGGAACCGGGCTCGGGCTCTTCTTGGTCAAGCACCTTGTTGAACAAGTGCACATGGGGCAAATCTGGGTTGAATCGGAAATCGGCAAGGGCTCGACGTTCCTTTTCACCATGCCCAAACGCATCAACATCGAAGAGGCCAAGGAACTCAACAACTAG
- a CDS encoding zf-HC2 domain-containing protein translates to MAVKNIECQIATVLMKRFLDGDNLPQGLLDDLERHLRACPSCQAILNNEHKSIEEVLDGPMEAKGVAGWMSRLGAQPAGLAMAGPAQAFMHSGSASFAIAAPAPGIAALKNPKVLFLSIALAVVLIAMSTLLRNPTSLLGPRASNTAAATYTEPKDEHPAGGGTEESGHDTEPKADTTKHPAPTKESEAEAVEDHKQPEGEPNHSTTEIPKQKGPEKLVPDPRVPGEPTLQNSGIIVAGGNNQKKPQEPAQKPAGNGANAKPVTTKKSPAPTQRTSTSRKPATTRKPSPKPKPAATQPKSKSGIKVYDEHGKPVH, encoded by the coding sequence ATGGCTGTCAAAAACATCGAGTGTCAGATCGCGACCGTTCTGATGAAGCGGTTTTTGGACGGGGACAACCTCCCCCAAGGGCTGCTTGATGATTTGGAGCGCCATTTGCGGGCATGTCCCAGCTGTCAAGCGATTTTGAACAACGAGCACAAATCGATTGAGGAAGTGCTCGACGGACCAATGGAAGCTAAAGGCGTGGCCGGGTGGATGTCTCGACTGGGCGCCCAGCCAGCCGGTCTCGCGATGGCCGGCCCAGCCCAGGCGTTTATGCATTCTGGGTCCGCTTCGTTCGCCATCGCCGCCCCGGCTCCCGGGATTGCCGCCCTCAAAAACCCCAAGGTTTTGTTCCTCAGCATCGCGTTGGCTGTGGTGCTGATCGCGATGAGCACCCTTTTGCGCAACCCGACTTCGCTCCTTGGCCCCCGCGCCTCCAATACCGCCGCTGCAACCTACACCGAGCCCAAAGACGAGCATCCGGCCGGGGGTGGAACCGAGGAATCCGGCCATGACACCGAACCGAAGGCCGACACCACCAAGCACCCTGCCCCAACCAAGGAGTCGGAAGCCGAAGCCGTCGAAGATCACAAGCAGCCGGAAGGCGAACCCAACCACTCCACGACTGAGATCCCGAAACAGAAGGGCCCCGAAAAGCTCGTGCCCGATCCCCGCGTGCCGGGCGAACCCACTTTGCAGAACTCCGGAATCATCGTCGCCGGAGGCAACAATCAAAAGAAGCCTCAAGAACCGGCACAAAAGCCCGCGGGCAATGGGGCAAACGCCAAACCGGTGACAACGAAGAAATCCCCGGCCCCAACACAAAGGACTTCGACTTCGCGCAAACCGGCCACAACCCGGAAACCATCCCCCAAACCCAAACCGGCGGCAACCCAACCAAAGTCCAAATCCGGAATCAAAGTTTATGATGAACACGGAAAACCTGTGCATTAA
- a CDS encoding GTP cyclohydrolase I FolE2, which produces MDHIQSQDLPDIQKTPDKRNIAIDRVGVRKVKFPIAVLDRANEWQHTIGEFTLTVDLPSEFKGTHMSRFLEVLNEHGKEVSVEALPRLLEKMRDRLKAQKAHVVVEFPFFMEKAAPVTGKTGMMQFDCGFNAQINGTYQVEMFLKVPVATLCPCSKEISQYGAHNQRGWVSVRLNSNGHVWLEEVIEMIESSASCALYPVLKRPDEKFVTETAYENPRFVEDMVREVALKFDSDPRITRYSIEVENEESIHAHNAYAFLEREK; this is translated from the coding sequence ATGGATCACATTCAATCGCAAGACCTCCCCGACATCCAAAAAACTCCGGACAAACGAAACATCGCAATCGACCGGGTCGGGGTGCGCAAAGTCAAGTTTCCGATTGCGGTGCTGGATCGCGCAAATGAGTGGCAGCACACAATCGGCGAGTTCACCCTGACCGTGGATCTGCCAAGCGAGTTCAAAGGCACCCACATGAGCCGGTTTTTGGAAGTCTTGAACGAGCACGGCAAAGAGGTCAGCGTGGAAGCCCTGCCCCGGTTGCTCGAGAAGATGCGAGACCGCCTGAAGGCACAAAAAGCTCATGTCGTCGTGGAATTCCCGTTCTTTATGGAAAAGGCGGCGCCGGTGACCGGCAAGACGGGAATGATGCAGTTCGACTGCGGGTTCAACGCGCAAATCAACGGCACCTACCAAGTCGAGATGTTTTTGAAGGTTCCGGTGGCCACCCTTTGCCCCTGCAGCAAAGAAATCAGCCAATATGGGGCGCACAACCAGCGGGGGTGGGTTTCTGTCCGGCTCAATTCTAACGGCCATGTTTGGCTTGAAGAAGTCATCGAGATGATCGAGTCATCGGCATCATGCGCCCTGTACCCGGTGCTCAAGCGCCCCGATGAAAAGTTTGTGACCGAAACCGCCTACGAAAACCCCCGGTTTGTGGAGGATATGGTTCGGGAAGTCGCCCTCAAGTTCGACTCTGATCCGCGGATCACCCGGTACAGCATAGAAGTGGAAAACGAGGAGTCGATCCATGCCCACAACGCCTATGCCTTTTTGGAACGGGAAAAGTAA